Proteins co-encoded in one Bacillus paramycoides genomic window:
- the murF gene encoding UDP-N-acetylmuramoyl-tripeptide--D-alanyl-D-alanine ligase, with product MINRTLKQVEQMINGTGLAERYEGITIQGVSIDTRKIEKGNLYVPIQGERFDGHAFVDKAVENGAVATLWMKDVANPPENLPVIFVEDTLSALQMLAKNYRDQLDVKVIGVTGSNGKTSTKDIVTSLLATKFKVQKTEGNFNNHIGLPLTILNLEENTEVAVLEMGMSSRGEIEFLSKLARPNAAIITNIGEAHLMDLGSREAIAEAKLEIVTGLQEGGVFVYNGDEPLLTNRVPEMNLIAETVTFGDARANDYYPTTVTLQATGTHFKMNREENISFYLPVLGKHNVYNTLASMAIAKHFGVTWEEMKEGLVTLQMTGMRMEIVKTNSGLTIINDAYNASPTAMEAAFHLMNGLDGFAKKIVVLGDMLELGDQEVQFHYEVGKLIDPAKIAYVFTYGKLGAQIVEGAKINFPNERVKAYDNKEELVKELQAVVDAKDVVLVKASRGMKLEEVITMLK from the coding sequence ATGATAAATCGAACGTTAAAACAAGTAGAACAGATGATAAATGGTACGGGATTAGCAGAGCGATATGAGGGAATTACTATACAGGGAGTGTCTATTGATACGAGAAAAATCGAAAAAGGAAATCTATATGTTCCGATTCAAGGTGAACGTTTCGATGGACATGCTTTTGTAGATAAAGCTGTTGAAAATGGAGCTGTAGCGACATTATGGATGAAAGATGTAGCAAATCCACCTGAGAATCTTCCAGTTATTTTTGTAGAAGACACACTATCAGCATTACAAATGTTAGCGAAAAACTATCGCGATCAATTGGATGTTAAAGTGATTGGTGTGACAGGTAGTAACGGTAAAACATCTACAAAAGATATTGTAACAAGTCTTCTTGCGACTAAATTTAAAGTTCAAAAAACAGAAGGAAACTTCAATAACCATATCGGGCTGCCTCTTACTATTTTAAACTTAGAAGAAAATACAGAAGTAGCTGTATTAGAAATGGGAATGTCAAGCCGTGGGGAAATTGAATTCCTATCTAAGTTAGCTCGTCCAAATGCAGCTATTATTACGAACATTGGTGAGGCGCATTTAATGGACTTAGGCTCTCGTGAGGCAATTGCTGAAGCGAAATTAGAAATTGTGACAGGATTACAAGAAGGTGGAGTGTTCGTATATAATGGAGATGAGCCGTTATTAACGAATCGTGTTCCTGAAATGAACTTAATAGCTGAAACAGTTACGTTTGGTGATGCTAGAGCAAATGATTACTATCCAACGACTGTAACGTTACAAGCGACTGGGACACACTTTAAAATGAATAGAGAAGAAAATATTTCATTCTATCTACCGGTATTAGGGAAACACAATGTGTATAATACGCTTGCTTCTATGGCAATTGCGAAACATTTTGGTGTAACGTGGGAAGAGATGAAAGAAGGTTTAGTAACGCTTCAAATGACAGGTATGCGTATGGAAATTGTAAAAACAAATAGCGGATTAACAATTATCAACGATGCTTATAATGCAAGTCCGACAGCTATGGAAGCGGCATTCCACTTAATGAATGGTTTAGATGGATTTGCTAAAAAAATAGTTGTGCTTGGTGATATGTTAGAGCTTGGAGATCAAGAAGTACAATTTCATTATGAAGTAGGTAAATTAATCGATCCAGCAAAAATCGCATATGTGTTCACATATGGTAAATTAGGGGCTCAAATTGTTGAAGGAGCGAAAATTAATTTCCCTAATGAACGTGTAAAGGCGTATGATAATAAAGAGGAGTTAGTAAAAGAGTTGCAAGCAGTAGTTGACGCGAAAGATGTTGTATTAGTAAAAGCATCTCGCGGTATGAAATTAGAAGAAGTAATTACGATGTTGAAATAA